CTTCTCAAAGCGTTACCTCCGTAACGATGACGGTCCGCACGTAGGCTACTTTGCCTGGCAAGTTTCCACGACCGACTTTAGCAAGATGGACCCAGGTGCAGCCCCCGACGGCGAGGAATACTTCGCCATGGCACTCCTGATTGCCGCCGAAAAGTTTAATCGACCGGACCTCAAGGACGAAGCTATCGGCCTTATCAACTGGCTACGCAACAAGCCGAACAACGGCATTGTCGGTCCGATCATAGACCCCGAAAACAACCTTGTCAAATTCTCCCCAGTTCTCGGCAACGATTTTACCGACCCGAGCTACAACACGATTGCCTTCTACCGAGCCTTTGCCGAAGCCACCGGCGACGAACGGTGGCTAACGACAGCAGACAAGAGCCTCGAATACCTGCAAAAAGCAGCGCACCCCGTAACAGGGCTTTGCAGCGAATACTCCGAATACGACGGAACCCCGCGCCCCACCCCCTGGTATCCCGAAAGCGGATGCTTCAGCGGCGACGCATGGCGTGTAGCCATGAACCTGAGTCTGGACTACGCGCTGTTCCACGGTCACGAGTGCGAAAAGAATATCTGCGAACGCCTGCTATTCTTCTTTGAAAGCCGTCGTCCGTACCTTGCCGACTACGCCATTGACGGAAGCGACTTTCCACGCCAAGGCCGCAACGCAACGCCGGGAGTCATCGCCATGAACGCAGCGGCCACGCAAGTTCTTCCCGAAGGGGACCCGCTTATCAAGCCGTTCGTGAAAGATCTCGCAGCGCTTTCCGTCCCTTACCGATTCTGGCGCTACTACGACGGCATGCTCTACTTAATCGGCCTTTTGGCTACGGCTGGAAAGATTCGTTTTTAACAATCATCGGTTGGAGTTTTGGGACAAAAAAAGGAATAGAAGATGAACAAATTAAGCAATTTCATACATCCCGCAATTGTCGCGGGGAGTCTAGCAACCGCTTTGTTCTTCGCCGCCTGCGAAGATGTTCGCACCGAGGAATACCCGAGCGGAAAAATTCGAATCCAGTCCACCTACGTCAAGGACAAGAAGGAAGGCCCCGAAAAGGAATTCTACGAAAACGGCAACCTCAAGCGCGAAGCCAACTACGTGAACGACCGTCGCGAAGGTGTAGTCAAGGAATACTACGAAGACGGAACTGTCGAAGCGGAATACAACTACGCCGACGGATACATCGATGGACTCGTCACCCGCTACCACAAGAACGGCAAAATCGCCTCTAAAGCTCAATACAAGCAGAACAAGCAAATCGAATTCGGCGAATACTTCGACGAAAACGGCGAACCTGCTACTAGCGGAAGCTACAAGGACCCGCGCGACGGCTACGCCTACGAATGGATTCGTATTGGCACGCAGCTCTGGACAGCCGAAAACATGAACTACGCGACCGCGTCGGGTTCGCTCTGCGCCCAGTGCAACCACTGGGGACGCCTCTACAATTTTGAAAACGCCAAGAAAGCCTGCCTCGATGGATTCCACATGCCCTCCAAGGAAGAATGGGAAGTGCTACTCACCTATGCCGGCACCAGCAAGCCCGTCGGGATCGTCCTCAAGGCCGGTTACGGCTGGGATCCCATCAAGGGTACCAACAACTACGGCAACGGCAAGGATGAGCTCGGATTCGGCGCCAAGGCCGGCGGTGGACACTTCGCCAACAGTGACGTTCCCCTCAAGGAACGCAAGCTCGAAGGAGCAGGACAAAAGGCTTACTTCTGGACCGCCGAAGGTGAAGTCCTCGTATTCTTCCACGACAAGGACATCGCCAAGTTCGAGAAGTTCAATCCCGAACACGGCGCCAGCCTGCGCTGCCTAAAAGACTAACGGCAGTCATCCTCGACCGAGTGTAACGAGGGAGGGGATCCAAAGAAGCTTTTCAAGCAAAATAATCTGTCTACGGAATCAGACATCTTTTATAAAGCAAAACTCCTCGGCAAAACCGAGGAGTTTTTCAATCACTGGATTCCTCGCCCCTTTGGGGCTTAGAATGACAATTCTTTTTTCAGATTACTTTGTAACCAATTACGTGGTGTATTCAGCGTTAATCTTCACGTAGTCGTAGCTCAAGTCGCAAGTGAATGCGCTCGCACTAGCGTGCCCGATGTTAAGAACGAGCGTTACTTTGTATTCACGCTGGCGGACTACCGCATGCAGAGCCTTCATCTGTTCTTCGTCGAGCTGCACCGGGCGGCCGTTAGACAGCACCTGCACATCGCCGAAGAAAAGGTCCGTATGTTCGGCGACCATGTTGCAGCCGCTGCTGCCTGCACTGCTCAAGATGCGGCCCCAGTTCGGGTCTTCGCCGAACATAGCGCACTTGGCCAAGTTAGACGTACCAATGAAGCGGGCCATGCGCAAAGCCTCTTCGTGGCTTTCGGCCTTTTCGATGCAGAGTTCAATCAGCTTGGTCGCACCTTCACCGTCGCGAACGATATCCTTGGCGAGTTCCTTCATCACAAGCATCAGAGCGGCACGGAATTCACCCTGTTCAGTAAGCGTCAGGTCTTCGTACTTGACGCCGCTCATGCCGTTTGCAAGGAGAATGCAGGTGTCGTTCGTGCTGGTGTCGCCATCGACCGTAATCGCATTGAAGGAATCCGCGATATCGGCGCGGAATTCGGCAAAGAAATCAATCGGGAGAGCCAAGTCCGTGGTAATAAAGGCAAGCATCGTCGCCATATTCGGATGAATCATGCCCGAGCCCTTGCAGGCGCCACCAATCGTCACCACACCCTTTTCAGTCTGGATTTCAACGGCATGGCTCTTAAGCGCAAGGTCAGTCGTGAGGATTGCACGACCAAATTCTTCGGAAGCATCGGCGTGCAGCTTTTCCACAAGCTTCGGAATACCGGCTTCAATCTTGTCCATCGGCATCAGGTGGCCAATCACGCCGGTGCTGCAAACGAGCACACTCTTCGGAGTAAGTTTCAAGGCTTCTTCAGTAAGGGCTGCCATGCGTTCTGCATCGCGGAGACCCTGTTCACCGGTACAAGCGTTTGCGTTACCGCTGTTTACCACTACGGCAGAGGCAAAATGGGCATGTTCAAGGGCAGCCTTGTCATAGAGCACCGGAGCGGCCTTCACCTTGTTCGTTGTAAACACGGCAAAGCAGCGTGCAGCCTTTTCACTCTTCAAAAGCGCCATGTCGGCGTTACCGCTGGCCTTGATACCGGCACAAATTCCAGACGCGGTGAACCCCTTCGGGGAACAGACGCCGCCTTTTTCCAATACAGTGTACATAGAATCTCCTATTGTTTTCTACCTCATAAATTATAGAAAAATGCAACAATGTTGAACACCCCCCACATCTGCCCCGCAAAAAAATTCTAATTTAAGGTCATGGCAAAAACACCCTGTACTAAAGAAACTTACGACAAGCTGGTTGAACGTTACACCTTCCTCAAAAAGGTCGAACGTCCCCGCGTTGTCGATGAAATGGAAGAAGCCCGCAAACAAGGCGACCTGAGCGAAAACGCCGAATACCATGCCGCCAAGGAAATGCTGGCTCATATCGATCTGGAAATTCCCAAACTTGAAGACCAGATTTCCAACGCGATTATCGTTGAATTCGACGCAAACTCCGACACCGTCCGCTTTGGCGCCACCGTCACTGCCAAGAACCTCGCGACCAAGAAAGAAGTGGTCTACCAGTTGGTGAGCCCCGAAGGCGTCGACCCGATGAACGGCAAAATCAGCTTCAAGAGCCCCATGGGCTCCGCATTCATGGGTAAAAAGAAGGGTGAAATCGTCGAAGTCGTGACCCCCAAGGGCAAGAACCGCTTCGAAATCATCGACTTCAAGTAATCTATGATTGTCGCCCTTATCGGTAAGGACCAGTTCTCCAAGGACAAGCACATCGACAGGTTCCTGTCCGAAGCCCTTGGAGACAACGTCAACGACCCGTTTGCCAAACAGGTCGTGTATGCTACCGATATCAACATTCCCTCCGTAGCGAACCTCATCATGGAAAGCTGCGGAACGGTCTCGATGTTCGCTCCGGAACAGGCTGTGGTCGTCCGAAAAGCGAACGAAATGAAAGCGGACGACACCAAGGCACTCGCCAGTTGGCTGAAAAACGCCCCAGACTGCAAACTTTTGCTGGATTTTGACGAACTCAAGGCCACCTCCGAACTCTACAAGGTTCTCCAGAAGGTGGGTACGGTCGCCAAGTACGAAGAACCTCGGCAGTACAAGATGCAGGAATGGATTTCAGCGACTATCCCCAAGTTCTTCGGAAAACCGATTGAACCGGCCGCCAGCCAGTACCTGGCCGACGCCCTCGGCACCGACACCAAGCTCGTCTGTGAAGAAGTCGAGAAAGCGCTCATCTACGCCCCTGACAGTCCAAACATCTCCTACGACCTCGTCAAGACGATGATCACGCCCCGTCGCGAAATTCCGCCTTACGAGATTCTGAATTTCTTCGGGATGCGCGATTCCGTCGGTTATGTGCACAAGCTCCACGAAATCCTCTACGGCAACAAGAACACTGACGCCATTGCGATCGTGAACGCCCTTTACAGCCATGCAGTTGACCTGCTCAACTTTATGATGCTTTCACCGAAGATGGGCGCCGAAGAAGCAGCCAAGGCTCTGGGCAAAAACTACTTCCTTTTCTGCAAGCAGGGCAATGCCCCCGAATGTTGCCGCCGTTGGGGCAAGCCGCTCCTTTGCCGCGTCATTCGCCGTCTTGCAGACCTCAACTATGAATTCAAGAGTTCCAGTTGGACCGTCACAAGTCAGGAACTCGCCCTTGCCGCCCTCGTGGTGAGATAGACTTAGTTGGTAGAACGTAGTTAGTAGAACTTAGAAACCTTTAGCAAATCAAAAAACCTCGAACTTTATGTTCGAGGTTTTCTACTAAGACCTAAGCTCTATCAATCAAACTAGTTCCAGTCTTCCACTTCTTCAGCAGCGGGTTCCGGTGCAGCCGGAGCCTTGGCCGGAGCGGGCTTTGCAGCCGGGGCGGCCTGCGGAGCGGGCTTTGCGGCAGGAGCGCTCTGATCAGAAGGAAGCTTGCCCGTTGCAGGAGGTTCCTTTTCAACCACTTCCGGAGTAGCCATGGAAGGTTCAGAAAGTTCCACATCACCAATGTAGTTGCGGATGATGCGCGGAGTCACGAAGATGATCAGGTCACGCTTTTCAACCTTGTTTCTCGTATACTTGAAGAGGTTACCGAGCAGCGGAATATCCTTGAGGAAGGGCACGCCTGTTTCGCTCTGGGTGTTTTCGTTACGGGTAAGACCACCGATCACGACTGTTTCACCATCTGCCACGACCACCTTGGTCTGAGCTTCCTGCGTACTGATAACCACCTGTCCCTGCGTATCGTAACCATAGGAGTCGTTTTGCGGATGCAGATCCAGCAAGATGCGGTTGTCGCCGGACACGTGCGGAGTCACGGTCAGCTTGATACCCGCTTCCACCAGCTGCGTCGAAGATTCACCGCTATCGTCAATCACGCGGATAGAAATCTTATCGCCCATGTAGACCTTGGCTTCGGTATTGTCGAGCGTCGAGACCTGCGGAGAAGCAAGCACTTCCGTTTCAGCATCACTCATGATATTTGCAATCGCAATCTGGAGGTTGTTATCCAGAAGGCTTGCCGTAATGGCGGTCGGAGCCGGATTGTCAGCCGTAGCACCCACTGCATTCAAGCTACGAGAAGGCAACGAATGGGCGCCCATGCTTGTACGGGTCGTACCTACCCCACCACCGCTAAGACCGTTTGCATCGGAAATGGTTCCCGGAGAAAGAGCCGTAGATCCGGAACGCAGGGCCCAGTCTACGCCAAGTTCACGGGACTTTTCGCTACTCACGACCACGAGCTTAGCCGTAATCATAATCTGCAAAGTTTCCACATCGAGTTCCGTCAGAGCCTTTTCCATCTGTTCGATCTTTCCGTCGGTATCGTAAACGATAATGGAATTCGTTCTTTCGACCGTGGTAATGCGGCCGCGGTTCGACTTCATGCTTTCGAGGACTTTCACCAGTTCTTCGGCCTTCGCATGACGGATGGGGAAATTCTTACGCACGAGCGGAGCATTCTGCTCGGCCTGGGCTTCTTCATCCGCAATTTTCTTCTGTTTTGCCTGGTAGGTGCTAGACCTCTGGATCATAATATACTTGTCTTCGACAACCCAGGTCAAATCGTTCATACCGCAAACGATGTCCAAGGCTTCCTGCCAGGTCTTCTTGGTGATATTCAGGCTCGTCTTGCCCTTGACTTCGGGAGCAAGGATAATATCGATCTGGGCCACCTTGGAAACCGAGTTGAACACGGCGTCGAAACTCATGTCGACAAAACTGAAATCATACAGTTTCGTATTAGGGGCTTTCACCGAACCTTCGGCGGGAGCAGCGATAGATATACCTACCGCCAAGAGAAGAACAGTCAGTATTTTAGTCATATTTTTCACTTTTGACCCCCAAATTTATCGGGAAGACCCATGGTGTAGCGACGGCTCACCCCGAATTCCTGAATCAGGAAGAGGACGTCAGTTTGAGTAATTTTTAAGACCTTTCCATTAAGAATCTTGTCGTCTTCCTTAAGAGTGTAGGAAATCGACGGATTCTTCGTATCGACCAGAATTGCCATCGGCACATCGGATTCCCAAATGATACCGACCAGTTCGACCTGGTTGATGTTGATACCTTCTTCAACAAGTCCCTTGACTTCGACAAACGGATCGCGACGACCGAAGGAGCTGTAGGTCACCTTGTCTTCGTAAAGTCCATCCAGCTGGCTCGTTATGGCCCCCGCATTGACAGCGAGGTTCGTTCCACGATCCAGGTCGACCTGCTTCAGGCGTTCCGCCTGCACCGAGGTCAGTTCGTCATAGAATCCCACGGAACGACGGTTCACGTAACCCACACGGTTGCCGTATTGCACCTTGCGGTAAAGTCCCGTAAGGTCAAGGCTAACCAGGCGGTCGCCGAATACCAGACGCTGCAGGACCTGAGAATTTTCATTGGGTGCGGCATAGAATTCGATTTCATCGGCCACCACGATGAGCTCACGCAACACCGGGCGCAAGTGGAAAGTCTGCGAACCCGAAATAATCTTCTTGCTTTCCTTTTCCAGACGCTTGACGAACACGTCAAAGTCGGGTTTTTCTTCGACAGCCCTCATCCAATCGCGGATAAAGATTCCATCCGGACGGGCACACCACGAAATCAGGCCATCCTTGTTAATGGCATCTTCTGCAACCTGCAAGACCAACACGCCGTCCTGAACCAGCATCACCGGCTTCACAGCAGTCTTCAACTGTATCTTAAGACCGTTCGCACCCCAGGTAACAGACTTCACCAGGGAACCCGAACCAATCCTGAACAGCGGGGACCTCTGAGGACCGGCAAGACCAACCGTAAGGGTATTGTTCTTGTCGGGGCCAGAGACGTTGCGAATATCAATCGGGCTCTCGGCCACCAGGCGGAACTGTTCCATACCGGAGCCCATCAGAACCGTCATTTCCTTCAGGTTCGGGAGCAGGGCGGAAATCTTTCCGCCTTCGTTGATAGCCTTGTCCAGCTGCTTCTGCTGTTCCGCCAAAAGCTTTTCCTGTTCGCGGGCAGCCTTTTCGGCAGCTTTCTTTTCTTCGGCTAGGCGCTTTTTCTCTTCGAGAGCGGCCTTTTCAGCGACCTTCTTTTCTTCAAGAGCCTTCTTCTCGGCAGCCTTCTTCTCGGCGGCTAGGCGCTTCTTTTCTTCGAGAGCGGCCTTTTCAGCAGCCTTCTTATCTTCGATAGCCTTTTGCTCGGCGGCCTTTTTCTCTTCGAGAGCGAGCTTGTCCGCCTGTTTCTTGCGATCGGCAAAAAGCTTGGAAAGCGTCCAGGACTTACCGCCCTTGTTCTTGAACTTGATCAAGAAATTGGACCTGTCCAGACCAATCTCGTTCTTGTCCGTCGTTATCGAGGAGCCCACCGTCATTTCGAACTTAAGGAAGGCAGTCCCCTTGTAAGTATCCTTAACGACACGAACAGACTTGATGAACTTGGAATCGGCATCTACATCAAAGTCGCCTTCACCAAGGGCGAAAGAGGTTCCCGAGAAACCGACCGTCAGCTTTTTGGCAGACGCATTGAACTTTTGATAGAACGACGGCAAATCCTTATCGGATGCAAAGGCAAATACCGTCTGGCATCCCGATGCATCACAGACAAAGCGCACATCCTTAATTTGTGCGGAGTACGAAGCGACCGCAAGCGACATCAGTAAAAGGAGGGACTTGCACTTCATCATTTACCCACCTTCTTGGAAGTGTAAGTGGTCAAGTTGAACGTTGCCGACATGGTAATCGGTGTCCAACCATGGGTTTCCGCTTTCTGAAGTTCTGCGGCAATACCCGAATAACGGCTCAACCTCAGATTAGAAATAGAGGTCGGATACTTAAAGTTCGCTATAGCGGCAAACAAGTTTCCCAACTCATGGTAACCGGAGTTAACCGCAATGGAATAGCGGTTTTCCTTGTAGTGTTCCTTTTCAGCCTGACCTTCGGGATTGAACTTCTGGATAAGCACACCCGTGCTGCGGATTACCGCATAGAGATCCTGCAAGCGGAGGGGAACCTTTTCGTCTTCGGGGAACATGTTCTTCAGTTCCTCGAAATCCTTTTCGGCCTGCACCAGCTCCATTTCAAGACGAGCAAGGTCATGTTTCTTGGCATTGATCTTGTTCAGTTCTGTCTGAGCGGATTCCAGATCTCTTTCAAGAGATTCCCTCTGGTAGACATACGGATCCCACATGTAGTTATACACCAGATGCGCCGCCACCATAATCAACAGGCTAATCGCAATGGCGTATACGTTGCGTTTGTCTTTAAGATCTATCTTACCCATTATCACCCTCCCCAGCATTGAGGTCCTGACGCAGGACAATCTTGATGGTGAAGTTGTAGGCTTCGTCGCCATCGATCTTTGTCGTAGATATGGTGACGAGAGAAACAGACTGGACGCTCACCTGCTTTTCGAGTTTAACCATGTACTCGGCAACCTCGGGGAAGTCCAGCGTGACACCGCGCATTTCCATGTCGAATTCACCCAGCTGGTTGATACTGGTAATCCACATATTCGGCGGCAGCACCGAGGAAATGTTTTCGAACAAAACAACCCAACGCTTCTTGCTCACCTGGATTGACTTGAGCGCGTTGATCTTGGTCGTCACGACGCCCTTCTTTTGTTCTAAATCACTGATCTTGGAAAGCAGCGGACGTTCGCGTTCCACTTCTTCTTGGACACGGCTCAATTCGCTGCTCAAGCTGCCGATTGTCTCGGCGATAAATGTCTGCAACATCAGCACGGCAACAATAGCGACAACAGCCGCCACGGTCGGCCAAATGATACGACGGTCCGTTACCCAGGTAAAATCCTTCTGCTTCTTGCGGAACTCCGGCGGAAGCAGGTTGATGGATATCGCCAAGGCATTCTTAACAGGTTCTTTTTTATTAGACGCCATTAGAACTTCCTCATCGCGAGACCCAATGCAGGGGCATAGATGTTAGACAGCGCAATAGAAATACCACCTTCACCGAACACCTTGGAATCACAGGGAACAAGCCTAAACGGATTCACAGTATCGGTTTCGATTCCGGAACGTTCCTCGATAAAGTCCTTCAGACCGGGAGCGGCGGCACCACCACCACCCAGCAGTATCTTGTTGAGCGGCTTAGAGTCTTCCGAGGAAGAGAAATAGCGGATACCGATGTCGATCTGGGCCATCAGGTCCTCGTATGCCAGTCTAAGCGCGGCTTCCACTTCGGCTTCGGAAAATCCGTCCACCACCGACAGATCGCCCTTACTCAGAATTTCATGGCATTTTTCGGAATCAATACCCAGGTTCATACAGGTCTTGCTGACCACCATGTCCAGCGAACCACCCGCCATGGCACGCATCGAATGGAAAACACCGTCCTGCACAAAGGCAACACTCATCTTCTTTTCGCCCACGTTGAACAAGGCCACGGTCTGATCGCGATCCTTGTCTTCCATGGTAGCCACGTAAGCATTCAACATTCCAAAAATATCGACATCCAGCGCAGCCAGTTTGACTCCCCGGCGGTTGAAGAACTGAGCCCAGGAATCAAGCAGGGCACTTTTGGCGGCCACCACGTTCACCTTGAGTTCATCGTTCTCGCGGGATGAAATTTCGTAGTCAATCACGTTGTCCTGGTCATCGAAGGGCGGACGGGACTGGGCGGTCTGAAGAATAATCGCCGCCTCGTTACCGTTCTTGGGAACCTTCACGGAGATTTTGTCGACCAGAACGCCTCCGGCGCCGGCACCACAATTCACAGAAGCCACAACATCGCAAGAGTCATCAATCGGATGGCGGAGCAACAATTTGTTCAAGGCATCGCTCAAGAGTTCCGCGCCGTCTTTTTCGCGCTGACCATTCTCGTTAGTAGGAGCATCGCCCTCACGCACCTGGATTTCGCCATTGACGATAGAACCATCAGGCACTCGTTCCAGGTCCGCGTCGACCACAATCTTGTTCCCGCTGGCCCCGTGCAAGACCTTGACGTACTTGATGCTGTAATGACCAACATCAATACCGACCGTCTCGCGCATGCCGCGGATTTTTGAAATCAATCCTAAAGCCAAAGTAAACTCCGATTGTAAAACATTTCCTTACTAATTCTACCTTTATAATAGACGAATGTCAAGCGGAAAATTCATCTAAGTCATTGAAAATGAAGTAGTTAGCCCTCTTTTGCCCATTTATGGGACTCTTTTTCGGCCTTATTGACCTCAAACAGATACTGAAGGACCCTTTCCTGGGTCCAGCCGAAGGCTCCGCGGAACGATGCCGTAAAACAGTTATAATGAGGATAATCCTTGTTTTTTCGTCCTAAATTGCGCAAAATCTCAATTTCAACGTCTTCGTCGCCAAAACTCGGCAGTTCAAACTGGATTCGCAAATGCTGTCCTGGATAGCAATCCCTGGGAAGCCCGACCATAATACCGCCTGCGGAAAGATCCAGGAGAGTCCCTCCGATGTTGGATCCGTCATCAAAGACGGCCGTTACCGTGAAAGCGACCTGTTTACGGACCCAGCGACGCAACTGACGCTTATCGAGGTTCGAAGAGTGCAAGAGCACCAAATGCCCCGCTTCCGCGTAACGGACCGGCAAGACCGTCGTGTAAATGGCGTCGTCTGGCCTAGTACAGCGGACCTTGATTTCCTTATTGACCAAGGAGAACGACGAACCGTCGCTCGTATCGAACGAGATTGTCCAATCCCTTTCGGTACGAGCCATGATTTCGGAAAACTTGACACGGAGTCCGTTTTCGAGCAACAGATCAACACGATCTCCCACATTGAACTGCCTTGTCGAAAAGACTTCCGACAGCGGATTTGACGCCGTGAAATTCAGCTTGACGCGAAGCCGTTCTACAGCAGCAAGCGTTTTAAGCATTTCTTCTTTATCGTCAAACACATCATGCTTGTCGTAATAAGTCGAAACAGCCTGTTCAAAAAGACCTGACGAATTCAAGATGGCATCCTTATTTTCAAAGGACGACGCTCTGATTATTTTGTCCAAAGTCTCTTTTTCACTGTCCGTAAAACCGATTGCCGCGGTCTGTTCGTCAAAGACCTTTGTGCCAAACATAACCTCGTTCTCGCGACGATAGTTGATGCGATGTATTTCAATCAGCACCAGCAGCGCGAGACACATGCAGGCGATAAAGGCAAACCAGACAAGCTGAAGAGGATCAATCATACTAATTCAGAATTCGGAGTTCAGAATTAGGAATTCAGAATCGTTGGAATTCCGAATTCCGAAATCTTAATTTAACTTAGTCCAGACTCCGTTGATGTAGGTTGCAAGAATCGACGACGGGAGTTCCTTGCCGAGGAGCGGAGAATTGCAGACATGGCCCGCGAAGTCGCTTTCGACGACTACGTGCGGTTTATCTGCAGCAAGCACGACCACAGCGGCAGCATGATTTTCGCCACGGACTGCATTTGCCAAGCGAGCGGGAGCCGTCGAGAGAAGCTCGATGGCACGAGCATCGCCCACGCGTTCGCTCAGCTTTTTCCAGATGGCAGGCAGCGCGATTTCTAGCGAAAGGGCTCCCGGTACGGAATCTTCAAAGTTCACCACTTTGTCCTGACGGAGCACCGGCGTATGGTTCATGCTGATGGCATTCACCGTACCGTCTTCGATTCCCTTCCACAGAGCTTCGCGGTCTCCCGCGGAGCGAATCGGCGGCATAATGTGATATGCCGAGTCAAGCGTTTCAAGGCAGGAATCGTCGAGCAGCAAATGATAGAGTCCAACATCGCAGGTCACATCCATTCCCTGCTTGCGGGCGTTACGAATCAAGTCCAGAGTCTCGCCGCAAGTCACCTGCTTAAAGTGGACAGGCACCTGCAGGAAGCGAGCCGTTTCAAGCACCGTGTAGGCGGCAATCGTCTCGGCGATGCGAGGAATGCCCTTCATGCCGAGCATATCGGAATAGGCGCCTTCGTGAACGCATCCGCTGTGGCGAAGCGTCCTGTCCATCGGCTGGAAGAAGAAGCGCTTGCCCGTCATCTTACCGT
The window above is part of the Fibrobacter sp. UWH4 genome. Proteins encoded here:
- a CDS encoding glycosyl hydrolase family 8, which gives rise to MQRYTPRDMFVEAGYGPSFAAQLIQNAYSKLFEGDPINERVCFDASEDMSYIIDIGHDDIRSEGMSYGMYITALTGHERQFDKLWNFSKRYLRNDDGPHVGYFAWQVSTTDFSKMDPGAAPDGEEYFAMALLIAAEKFNRPDLKDEAIGLINWLRNKPNNGIVGPIIDPENNLVKFSPVLGNDFTDPSYNTIAFYRAFAEATGDERWLTTADKSLEYLQKAAHPVTGLCSEYSEYDGTPRPTPWYPESGCFSGDAWRVAMNLSLDYALFHGHECEKNICERLLFFFESRRPYLADYAIDGSDFPRQGRNATPGVIAMNAAATQVLPEGDPLIKPFVKDLAALSVPYRFWRYYDGMLYLIGLLATAGKIRF
- a CDS encoding FISUMP domain-containing protein — translated: MNKLSNFIHPAIVAGSLATALFFAACEDVRTEEYPSGKIRIQSTYVKDKKEGPEKEFYENGNLKREANYVNDRREGVVKEYYEDGTVEAEYNYADGYIDGLVTRYHKNGKIASKAQYKQNKQIEFGEYFDENGEPATSGSYKDPRDGYAYEWIRIGTQLWTAENMNYATASGSLCAQCNHWGRLYNFENAKKACLDGFHMPSKEEWEVLLTYAGTSKPVGIVLKAGYGWDPIKGTNNYGNGKDELGFGAKAGGGHFANSDVPLKERKLEGAGQKAYFWTAEGEVLVFFHDKDIAKFEKFNPEHGASLRCLKD
- the argJ gene encoding bifunctional glutamate N-acetyltransferase/amino-acid acetyltransferase ArgJ, encoding MYTVLEKGGVCSPKGFTASGICAGIKASGNADMALLKSEKAARCFAVFTTNKVKAAPVLYDKAALEHAHFASAVVVNSGNANACTGEQGLRDAERMAALTEEALKLTPKSVLVCSTGVIGHLMPMDKIEAGIPKLVEKLHADASEEFGRAILTTDLALKSHAVEIQTEKGVVTIGGACKGSGMIHPNMATMLAFITTDLALPIDFFAEFRADIADSFNAITVDGDTSTNDTCILLANGMSGVKYEDLTLTEQGEFRAALMLVMKELAKDIVRDGEGATKLIELCIEKAESHEEALRMARFIGTSNLAKCAMFGEDPNWGRILSSAGSSGCNMVAEHTDLFFGDVQVLSNGRPVQLDEEQMKALHAVVRQREYKVTLVLNIGHASASAFTCDLSYDYVKINAEYTT
- the greA gene encoding transcription elongation factor GreA; translated protein: MAKTPCTKETYDKLVERYTFLKKVERPRVVDEMEEARKQGDLSENAEYHAAKEMLAHIDLEIPKLEDQISNAIIVEFDANSDTVRFGATVTAKNLATKKEVVYQLVSPEGVDPMNGKISFKSPMGSAFMGKKKGEIVEVVTPKGKNRFEIIDFK
- the holA gene encoding DNA polymerase III subunit delta; protein product: MIVALIGKDQFSKDKHIDRFLSEALGDNVNDPFAKQVVYATDINIPSVANLIMESCGTVSMFAPEQAVVVRKANEMKADDTKALASWLKNAPDCKLLLDFDELKATSELYKVLQKVGTVAKYEEPRQYKMQEWISATIPKFFGKPIEPAASQYLADALGTDTKLVCEEVEKALIYAPDSPNISYDLVKTMITPRREIPPYEILNFFGMRDSVGYVHKLHEILYGNKNTDAIAIVNALYSHAVDLLNFMMLSPKMGAEEAAKALGKNYFLFCKQGNAPECCRRWGKPLLCRVIRRLADLNYEFKSSSWTVTSQELALAALVVR
- the pilQ gene encoding type IV pilus secretin PilQ — its product is MTKILTVLLLAVGISIAAPAEGSVKAPNTKLYDFSFVDMSFDAVFNSVSKVAQIDIILAPEVKGKTSLNITKKTWQEALDIVCGMNDLTWVVEDKYIMIQRSSTYQAKQKKIADEEAQAEQNAPLVRKNFPIRHAKAEELVKVLESMKSNRGRITTVERTNSIIVYDTDGKIEQMEKALTELDVETLQIMITAKLVVVSSEKSRELGVDWALRSGSTALSPGTISDANGLSGGGVGTTRTSMGAHSLPSRSLNAVGATADNPAPTAITASLLDNNLQIAIANIMSDAETEVLASPQVSTLDNTEAKVYMGDKISIRVIDDSGESSTQLVEAGIKLTVTPHVSGDNRILLDLHPQNDSYGYDTQGQVVISTQEAQTKVVVADGETVVIGGLTRNENTQSETGVPFLKDIPLLGNLFKYTRNKVEKRDLIIFVTPRIIRNYIGDVELSEPSMATPEVVEKEPPATGKLPSDQSAPAAKPAPQAAPAAKPAPAKAPAAPEPAAEEVEDWN
- a CDS encoding type 4a pilus biogenesis protein PilO, with product MGKIDLKDKRNVYAIAISLLIMVAAHLVYNYMWDPYVYQRESLERDLESAQTELNKINAKKHDLARLEMELVQAEKDFEELKNMFPEDEKVPLRLQDLYAVIRSTGVLIQKFNPEGQAEKEHYKENRYSIAVNSGYHELGNLFAAIANFKYPTSISNLRLSRYSGIAAELQKAETHGWTPITMSATFNLTTYTSKKVGK
- a CDS encoding PilN domain-containing protein; translation: MASNKKEPVKNALAISINLLPPEFRKKQKDFTWVTDRRIIWPTVAAVVAIVAVLMLQTFIAETIGSLSSELSRVQEEVERERPLLSKISDLEQKKGVVTTKINALKSIQVSKKRWVVLFENISSVLPPNMWITSINQLGEFDMEMRGVTLDFPEVAEYMVKLEKQVSVQSVSLVTISTTKIDGDEAYNFTIKIVLRQDLNAGEGDNG
- the pilM gene encoding pilus assembly protein PilM, with amino-acid sequence MALGLISKIRGMRETVGIDVGHYSIKYVKVLHGASGNKIVVDADLERVPDGSIVNGEIQVREGDAPTNENGQREKDGAELLSDALNKLLLRHPIDDSCDVVASVNCGAGAGGVLVDKISVKVPKNGNEAAIILQTAQSRPPFDDQDNVIDYEISSRENDELKVNVVAAKSALLDSWAQFFNRRGVKLAALDVDIFGMLNAYVATMEDKDRDQTVALFNVGEKKMSVAFVQDGVFHSMRAMAGGSLDMVVSKTCMNLGIDSEKCHEILSKGDLSVVDGFSEAEVEAALRLAYEDLMAQIDIGIRYFSSSEDSKPLNKILLGGGGAAAPGLKDFIEERSGIETDTVNPFRLVPCDSKVFGEGGISIALSNIYAPALGLAMRKF